The genomic region CTTCATGATGGCAGTGCATCAATACTTGCTAACTTCTTTGCCGTCtgccttcctctctctgtctctctccctcttccacacacacacacacacacacaaacacacaccgctCCACTGGGGAGTGTCAGCTGGTAGGACTGTAGACTTTAATGCTGGCGGGATGAGCCCATAGAGAGCCCCTGCAGAGGGACCCACTCAAGGAGGCTGCCAATAAAACTAGGCTGAACAAATAGCTCAGTCCTCCGCCGGCGCATTAAccaatatgcacacacacatacacatactgaGCACATGCGTCCAGTGAAtgcactcgcacacacacacatgcagatattTGTCAGTCACAGATGTTTGCAGGCCGGCTAAGCTGCCTCGGAGCTGTTGAGTAGCCGCTGGATGGGCTAATGTGATATGTTTTGCCTGATAAGGGGAAATTGAATCTCTTTTCTGCCTAATCTCCCTGATCCCACCCCAGAGGCTGGTGATGAAGGCAGCATGTCTCTTTTCTCTGCCCTTgcccttgtttttatttttctcagtttGTCCTACACAtcctctgttttgtcttttttctttctctcttgtctGCATGTCTTTCCTTTAGAGCACCAGAACCACGCACGGGAGCTGGTGAAGAAGGCCGACCTGTCGCAGTGGGACGCCCTGGTTATCATGTCTGGAGACGGACTGCTGTATGAGGTGCTTAGAGTTTGACCCAGACTATTGTGATAtgataatgaaaacagaagATTAAAAGTGCCtagataaaaacaaatcaaattgtgacatacagtacacaTTTTTATATCTATTTCCTTTGTAATTGTCATTTAAAGGTACggtgtgtaaaatttaggggCATTTAGTAGTAAGGGATGCaacattgcaaccaactgaaacatTTCCCATGTGCCAAGAGTGTAGGAGAGCTACAGTGGTCAACGTGAAAATGCGAAAACGTTAAAACATAAATGGGCCTATctacagtcagtgtttggtttgtctgttttgggctactgcagaaacaacatggtggactccgtggAGGAGAGCCGTAGGTATAGGGATTTGTTTACGAAACAAAATGTATGACAAAAAAACTGGGTGTATGGTCATTTCCATGCAATGCTTGGCATTTATCAATGTGGACGTGAGCGGAGGCTACAATCAGATCTCGCGTCAGGACTTAACTCGTGGACGCAAGTTTGAGTCAGTGTGGACTTGCGGTTGCGGCGCAGCAAGTAAGAACATATGGCTGAGTCTTTGTTATTAGACCATATTCTGATCGGCATCTAAATATTTGCAGCCATAGATTCATCACTTCAAAATGTAAAGCCTATgacaaaatattacattttctaAGGGCCCGCATCGCTGCATGCTCTCTATCGCAGCTCCTATTTTAAACACTGACAAGCCAAAGTCatttatcattaaaacatttctaaaaagAAACAGATAAACCCTACAACAGTGAAATCATTGAAATACTAGTGTCCTAGgtgattacatttttacaattgtCGGCTCGGACAcaggtggtgtgtctgtgtctcctccACCACCCGTTATGCCCGAAAATAAAGCAGACCCAATACACGTGGCAACATACTCCTTGGTCTGGGTCAGTGATAAGCTTTTATATGAGTATTGTAAGTACAATATCAATATTATGTAATATATGGGCTAATGTTGTTaatatatccatccatccattttcgtaaccgcttatcctctttagggtcgcgggggggctggagcctatcccagctgacattgggcgagaggcagggtacaccctggacaggtcgccagactatcacagggctgacacatagagacagacaaccattcacactcacattcacacctacggacaatttagagttaccaattaacctgcatgtctttggactgtgggaggaagctggagtacccggaggaaacccacactgacacggggagaacaacaactccacacagaagggctcccccacctctggttcaaaccaggaaccctcttgctttgaggtgacaatgctaaccactgcaccctGGAAGGATGTATACATTACATATTCCAGCCTCAAGTTTGACTGTCCACTGCAACGCTATGCTGCATTTTTCCGAATACCTTTGATGCCACTTTTCAGGCTTCCAAATAGAACCAGTTGGTTAAATTGGACCTGGGGCATCAGTGTTTCCATTTATAGCTCAGAGAAGTTTCTCTTCTTGGCTGTTTTATGTCTCTCCATATTGTAAATTCAGGGGTTACATTTCCAAACAGAGATATTTCATTGATGATTGTCTTCAGCTGCCACATTTATCAAAGCCCGATCATTCCTACGCTGTAATTGGCAAGATACGAATGTTTCATGAGTCACGTGCAAACTTTATTGTTGAATATTTCTGCGCTCGGATCTGCACTGGTTTGTGTgatcttattttcaggtgataacGTAGTTATGAATATAGTATTcaatttctgctaatatatccccctgaatcctacacactggacctttatcaTATGTTTTTATCATGTGATTCATTGAttatatagatataaatatatagatatagatatataacaCATACAatatgtattgcatttcaatgTATGTCTTTGTTTGACTTGTTTTTGAGCATTTCAAATCTTccattaaatcaatcaatcaaagaTGGAAGTAATACAACCTCTCTCACCCCTCTTTCTATTTTTAGCACTTTTCAAAATAGGCCTGTAGAAATTTAATTTGTACTAAAAAGCCCAGTGATTCTGGCACCTATGATCTCTGCAGTCATTGATTAATAGTAATTTTTGCTCTGTAGATGCTTCACTGATTTTAGTTGTTAAAAACGATGagaaacaatatttaaaaaaaaatacacaggtCATGTGCTTTTCTGCTCTGTGCTGTACTATATTATGGATGTATAAATCTAACGCCAGAGTGGCTCCATGTTCCCTGGCAATACCACTTGAACAGCaatcaaaaaaacacattttctcataactgtaaatcacacacaaaagcTGCCTTCTATTTAGGACCGTGCTCtaattctgtttttgtattgttCTTGTTTATTCAGGTGATAAATGGTCTGATGGAGCGGGAGGACTGGCAAGAGGCCATTCAGACCCCTCTGGGTATTCTACCAGGTGGCTCAGGCAACGCCCTGGCCGCCTCTGTCCACCACTACTCACAGTGAGTCAGTCCATTAATGAGTCATTTAAATGCATGGACCAACAGTACAGAATAAGAAGAACCTCCCTCAGCCTAAAAAAGAACGATTTATCTCCTTTCGGTGTAATTATGCCAAGGGCTGACTGTGCACATCATTTCTCAGGAGGGGGCAGAGACAGCCAAGCGGACTGGAACTGCTTGGCTGTGCGGCAGAGGTCATTTCAGGCTGCTGATAACTCACAGAGAAATGATGTGATGGGTTTAGAAACTTGCACATTATGAGCGCTTACAGTCCAGGGTGCAGATGTGGAAAtagtagacccagaacatgtcCAGGGTGtcatctccatctgctggttggCTGTGGGCACAACGTCAGAGAAGAAAACGGGAATATATTTGTCCCCCGGGGGTTAGTGCTTGTGCTCTCCTATGAGCTGCAGGTGTGATCAGGGCTGGAGCCAGGGTTTTTAGAATACTGTGATCATGAGCCCAAGTGCcctcctctgttgttgttttcctttgCCAAGTAATTGTGACATTAAGACAGTCTCACCAGGATTTCACAGGTGTTTTGTGGAGATTGTTGTGGCctaaaatgcctgatttcatgacagcttttctaaaacaaaatttcgatgcatgttgcaatgtttttagatgttttttgcAATTAAAGTGCAGGAGGAGATTGCAAAAATGGTTGCAATCTTTTGGTgcagttattttaaaattgaAGACAACTTGTTCCAATTACAATTAAGttggatttatacttctgtgtcgaaTCAACACCATACGTACGGGGTATGGGTCGTAGCCTGATGTGTACCTCCtaagaaatgtaactacatgtcgcaGCAACGCACatctcctgtctatttttgtaagctgaaaccatttccctcagtggaaacaaggcttttatttactttaatttcacagataagaaacaataaactgtgaagatAATAAAACCTTCACAAAATAACTCTCTGCTAGTCgcttggctaatttatacaatgtaaaatgccataggcttgtgctaacaacgttagcatgttacatttggttggaaaacatgtttagtataagacagttgttttgtcagtgaaccttgtgagtcgTAATGGAGCCAAagtttgtaacgttacctttgttaaatgttgctgttgtccctggcttcacaCGAGTAGAGGAAAAAtccgctagccgctaggctaatttatacaatgtaaaatgccataggcttgtgctaaaaacattagcatgttttatttgtggggaaaatgtgtccagataaagacaagtgtttgtctgtgaatgctgcgagttatagtgaagctgatttgtgtacttgtgtttgaaattgtctctattaagacatgtttaatgtgtgtttaatgtgtgttttgaatcaactaaactttacagcacttcacagaaacccaacCGCTGACTagtattttggaggtgtaactgcagagtgacacagacacaccaccgcacaagtataaatgctctcAACAGCGTGCGTATGCTTGGCAGTAATTTTAGTTGGTAAATGAGAGATGTTCATGTCGCACATCTGAGTCTTCATAATCAGAAACAAACAAGTGTTTATGTTGACGTTGTGCGAGGGACTGCTATGATGGGTGAAACTCACAGGAAACTGCACAGAATTCACTAGGACTGgttgaatttgcgttaattgTTGTGATTGCAACATCTGAAATCCTGGAGGGGCTTGCAAGAGTAACTGATAAGACTCTCAGGTGATGCTATGATTGCTTCTAACTCTTGACCTTCTTTCAGGTCGCCTCCAGCGTGGAACGAGGAGCTACTATTGAGCTGTGGCTTCATGCTGTGCAAAGGTCTGGTTGTCTCCATGGACCTGGTGTCGATCCACCTGTCCTCTCGCCAGCgcctcttctccttcctctctctggcCTGGGGCTTCGTGGCCGACGTCGACATCGAAAGCGAGAAGTACCGCCATGTTGGAGCAATCCGCTTCCTGATGGGCACCCTGGTGCGTTTGGCCTCCCTCAGAGTCTACCAGGGCCGGTTAGCGTATCTGCCTGTAAAGGAGACACCGAAACATCCAAAAGGGAGCATCAAGGCCAACCACCCTCCCTCCACACCTCAGCGCCCTTCGCTCTGCTCCTCCCTTCCCTGTCGCCTCCTCCCCAATTCCTCTCCAAACCAGAACTCTCACCACAATCACAACAGCACAAACTCCAACCACAACACCATCACCAACTCCTCCAACAACGCTATCACCACCAAGAGACCTGAGACCCAGAGTGATATCAAGACCAGAGCACCGGAGGACTCTCTGCTTCCTGGTTTGGACCAACCAGTCCCAGAGAGCTGGACGGTGGTCAAGGAGGAGGACTTTGTCTTGGTGCTGGCTATTTACCAGTCCCACCTGGCTGAGGACCTGTGGACAGTCCCTGGTGCAAATGCAGACGACGGTGTGATTCACCTGTTTTATGTGACAGCAGGAATCTCCCGTCCCGCCCTCCTGCGCCTTTTCCTCGCCATGGAGAAGGGCGGCCACTTGGCATGCGGATGCCCCTACCTGGTGTATGAGAAGGTGAAGGCCCTGCGGCTGGAGCCTGTCTCTCCCCAAGGCATGATCACTGTGGACGGGGAGATGGTGGAGTACGGGCCTGTTCAGGCTCAAATCCACCCGGGACTGGCCAGACTCATTTGTGGATGAACCTGGATTATCTTAATCTTTTCTGGCTGTAGAGCTTTCTAGTTTGGCCTTTTATACTCAGTGTCGATTTCTTTCTGTATGCTGTGTTTTCAGAAGTGCCAAAGACGTTTTATCAGCCTCTGGAAATTCCTCTATTTTTCTACAGAAACaacttgtcctatttttatcgACCCCCCTCCCCGcgtcccctctttctctcaatGTTTGATTCAGGGTCAAAGCCATGGATGGTTGTTCTTGCTGCTGGCTGGTCCCAGCTTAGAGAAATGGAtagagattgtgtgtgtgtatgtgtgtgtgtgtttgtgtgcataagcTAGCGAGATCtttatgtatgtttgtgtgcactcgtgtgtgtatgtgtgagactGTGCGCGAGGAGCTCTGGCACATAGCGGTGCAGTGGCTGAGGAGTGCATTGTGCACTCTGCTGTCGGACCTCATAAGCATGACACACGTGAAGAGAAGCACATTTTCCCGTCCCGTCCTGGGAGGCTTGTGGAGAAACCACGCCCCTTGTCCCACTGTACTGCCCCCAGGCCGACAATCTCCCTCCTGGGCAACTGCTCTGACAGCATCGCCTCCCCCTCAGCCTGGTAAAGAGGAGCTTTCTTCCTGAGGAGATATAAATCCCTCGGGGATTTGATGTTGAAAAATCTTTAATCTTTGCATAGCTTATATAAACTCGAACAATACTAGATCCAGTCACACTAAGCAGTGAATTCAgccccccctttctctctctgtgtgtgaaaaCTTCCTCCAGCTGATGATACACGAAGAGCTGGTGAAGTGGAGAGAAACCTGACCAGCTGGGGTTACACCTCCATCCACTTCCTGTCCTGTCCGCTCTCTCACCCTGCTTCATCTGCAACCATCATCAAACTGTAGAAACCGCCTCcactcacacataaacacactttcTTTTACCCATCCCCCCTCCTCCTATGCACAGCTCCTCACATACAcacttgtacacacacattcCCTTGCATCTCTGCAGCACTTAGCGAGGGGGAGGGGCATGGTCTGCTACTGTGCATATGATCCCCTCTCCTCTTGCCATCTTAAGATTgtactctccctccctccttcggTTAATGAGCCATCAGCACCTAATGTGTCCTTAATATGAAGCTTTACATCTGCGAAGGCGTGCAAAACTTTTTAATCGTAAAGAAGCTTTTAAGTGAGTTTCAGCACTTAACGCTGATTAGACAGGCTGAAGCTCACTAAAGTGGAGAGGTTTCACACCAGGTCAGTCAGCGTTACATATCGAGAGGCGTGCGATCAATGTGAGCTGGAGGGAGTCAAGTGCTCTGCTCCACCGTGTGGCCTTTTCCCTGGTTGTCAGTGCTGCGGTGATGAGCGTTAGTGCaccagagcagagcagagtgcaTATGTTAGCATTATCATCAgtcccccccccacacacacacacacaccagtttaTTTCAGGTCAGGATGACCGCACCAGAACTGTTACACCCACAGGTATGCAGCAGCTGACTATCATCACTTAGGGAGTGAGCTGTCTTCTCTGaccttaaaaacaaatcatattCTTCAATTATGAAACAAAATCGGAATGTGAGACATTCCTGTGTGAACGCTGATGCATCTGCAAACAACGCAATCACCTCTCATGCTGAAAGTGAAAGGTAGAATGTTGACAGGCTAATGGGGTTCAAAGAAATGCTGATTATaagctttttaatgttttgatgaATACATCACTGTCATCCTGAGTGCAATACAGTCAGTGCAGTGAGCTGATAGCGCACATTGTTTTACTGCTGAGGTTTCTGGAGCTTGTGAAAGGAGGACGGTGTTTGGCTTTCATTGGACGAAGAGTAAATAAAATTTCTCACATTATGCAAACATAAGGAAGCTCTCTTTAGggactgtatgaaaattattTGGGTGTGAAGGGAGGCTGAGGATTATGTTTCACTCTCTGACCAGCACAATAGTTATTTTGAACGCTCCCTGACTTTCTTTGCAGCCACAATTTATGTAACACATTAGGTCTGGATGATATGGCCAAAAAGTAAAATCTCGATTTTTTTCAAGCTTTGGGCCAACTCAtgattttaatttacaaaatgCAACAAGACCAAAACATGACtgaaatatcatgtttttaGGACTCCATGTACAAGATACAGTCATTGAGcgttaataatttaaaaaaccctGCACTACCTGCATTGTGCACATTGAAAAACATACAGGTTATCCCACATACTGTAGCTATGGACTAAGCAAGCGTCCACTTTAATTATCCTGCAGAGATAAAGCAGAAAAGTCTGCAGAGTCTCTTGACAAGACTTTAGCTTGATATCTGAAGACAGATGCAAGCTAGCGTCGGCAGCCCAGCAGGTAAAGACAGACTAAATAAAGCAGAATCCGCACACTTATTGTTCAGCTCCTTCAAAGGTGCTGTATACAACATtcagcattaatatagcagcaaacatcTATTTGTTATGTAATGATAAAGTGAAGTAATGGTgccctgagcagagaatgaagtcacaccacctttatttgtgttgtaatccaagcttctctgcTGTGGAAGAAGGTCCAGCTGCACCTgcatgtgagtgcatgtgtgtcccTGTTCGTGTATCCCACCAGCTAGCTAATCACCACCGCTCTGTGCCGCGCTCATTCAGCAGTTACTGACACACGACACACGGTGATGCAGGCGTTGCGCCAGACCATCATGATGAatagggagctgagctggaaggcaaagctttcgatttactggtccatctacatcccaaccctcacctatggtcatgagctctgggtagtgaccgaaagaatgagattgcggatccaagcggccaaaatgagtttcctccgtggggtgtctgggctcagccttagagatagggtaaggaacttggacatccggagggagctcgctGCTtcttcgtgtcgaaaggggcCTGTTGAGTTGGTTCGGGCATGTcgcactggtaggaggccccggggcagaccctaAAACACATTGGAGGGataacatatc from Epinephelus moara isolate mb chromosome 18, YSFRI_EMoa_1.0, whole genome shotgun sequence harbors:
- the LOC126406014 gene encoding sphingosine kinase 1 produces the protein MEKDASEPDPSRQRNGVVGVLYGEFTDTLNDRVRYSVSLTESALTIQRISSSPGRTKVVFNLTDCVGCRAHRGPDGADVGAYFTAYFYPFKRRWMSAGVARQRVEQCFRVALVQDPLANLQEAERWARAIRDASVLQAPRRDGVVYAEVRRPCRVMILVNPHSGRGQALQLFTGHVQGMLTEAAVPYTLVITEHQNHARELVKKADLSQWDALVIMSGDGLLYEVINGLMEREDWQEAIQTPLGILPGGSGNALAASVHHYSQSPPAWNEELLLSCGFMLCKGLVVSMDLVSIHLSSRQRLFSFLSLAWGFVADVDIESEKYRHVGAIRFLMGTLVRLASLRVYQGRLAYLPVKETPKHPKGSIKANHPPSTPQRPSLCSSLPCRLLPNSSPNQNSHHNHNSTNSNHNTITNSSNNAITTKRPETQSDIKTRAPEDSLLPGLDQPVPESWTVVKEEDFVLVLAIYQSHLAEDLWTVPGANADDGVIHLFYVTAGISRPALLRLFLAMEKGGHLACGCPYLVYEKVKALRLEPVSPQGMITVDGEMVEYGPVQAQIHPGLARLICG